ttttaaacCCATTTTTAAAGGATAGATTCTTAACAGTAGCaagttgaaaagagaaaaatacaaataacaagaTGCCATCACAATGTCCTCCCTTATCCCACCACTGATTGAAGAAACCAAAGCCTATCAAAAAGACTAGTGAATCCCCAAAGCATCCAAGCCCTTAGGTCTATTAGAGGTTGCtaccaatttatattttattttgtggagGGGATGTGAGAGCAAACACATTTCCTACTTTCTCTACCCCAAGGCAGAAGTCATCTTACTGCTAACACCCGTAGTACTACAGTAGTACTACCAATTAGTGTACACCAAGTACTTCCCTATAGCCTATCTAAGTTTGACCTTAAACATAACTATGAGTCATTTAATAGTAATCTGTCTTAGGTATGAAACTTGTCACTAAACAAAAATCACCTACCTGCTAGATAAAACTTAGGTTCTCTGATTCCAGGCTCCTTCCACAAGACCCTTGTCtcttcccaatgttttcttttgtaaatgatatatatatttcatcaAGTTGAGTCTAGTCCACATATTTGAGATATTTCCAATTGTCTGTCTTCACTGTTTATCATTTTTGAGACAATTGCCACTTACCATGCTTTTCTTGCACTGGAATCAAGGTAAGATGGTAAAAATGTAGAATTCCTAAAAGTGCACTACATTATCTCCAGGCTTTAGCTGACCTCCCTGAGACAAAGCATTTCCTTATTTAGGGATTGGCCTGACTCTCTGAAGCGGAGTAGATATAATGCAGTTGGAATCCAGGTTGTTAGCTTAGCCTCATGAATAATCTAAAGACAGAGGCTAGCACTGGTGGGTCATATACATATGCATTCTTAAAAAGTTATtcttgatggggttttttttccttgtaaatgtgtttaagttctttgtagattctggatattagccctttgtcagatgatagattgcaaaagttttctcccattctgtagattgcctgtttactctgatgacagattcttttgctgtgcagaagctgtttagtttaattagatcccatttgtcaattttggcttttgttgccattgctttcggtgttttagtcatgaagattttgcccatgcctatgtcctgaatggtattgcctaggttttcttctagggtgtttatggttttaggtcttatgtttaagtctttaatccatcttgagttaattcctcaaggatctagagccagaaataccatttgacccagcaatcccattactgggtatatacccaaaggattagaaatcattctactataaagacacatgcatacgtatgtttattgccacactattcacaatagcaaaggcttggaaccaacccaaatgcccattaatgattgactggataaagaaaatgtggcacatatacaccatggaatactattcagccataaaataaatgacttcatgttctttgcagggacatggatgaagctggaaaccatcattctcagcaacctaACACAgggacataaaaccaaacaccacgtcttctcactcataagtgggagttgaacaatgagaacacatggacacagggaggggaacatcacataccagggcctattgaggggtgaggggctaggtgagggatagcattaggagaaatagctaatgtagatgacgggttgatgggtgcagcaaaccaccatggtatgtgtatacctatgtaacaaacttgcacgttctgcacatgtacctcagaacttaaagtataataaaaaaagaaaaaaaagttattattatgGTTACTCAACAGCTTCTGTTTTTTCTGACTCTCTCCACAGATTAATAATCCTTGAATATTTTAATGGGAACAGATAACCAGACTTGGGTGAGTGAATTTATTCTCCTCGGCCTGTCCAGTGACTGGGACACTCAGGTCTCCCTCTTTGTCCTGTTCTTGGTCATGTACGTGGTGGCCGTGCTGGGGAACTGTCTCATTGTCCTTCTGATCAGACTGGACAGCCGACTCCATACTCCCATGTATTTCTTTCTCATCAACCTCTCCCTTGTTGATGTCTCCTATGCCACAAGCATAGTCCCTCAGCTGCTGGCACATTTTCTTGCAGAATATAAAGCCATCCCATTCCAGAGCTGTGCAGCCCAGTTATTTTTCTCCCTGGCCTTGGGTGGAATTGAGTTTTTTCTCCTGGCGGTGATGGCCTATGACCGCTATGTGGCTGTGTGTGACCCCCTGCGATACTCGGCCATCATGCATGCAGCGCTGTGTTCTAGGTTGGCTGTCACATCCTGGGTCAGTGGATCCATTAACTCTCTTGTGCATACCACCATCACCTTTCAGTTGCCCATGtgcacaaacaagtttattgatCATATATCCTGTGAAATTCTAGCTGTGATCAGGCTGGCTTGTG
This window of the Pongo abelii isolate AG06213 chromosome 6, NHGRI_mPonAbe1-v2.0_pri, whole genome shotgun sequence genome carries:
- the LOC100433288 gene encoding olfactory receptor 2F1-like produces the protein MGTDNQTWVSEFILLGLSSDWDTQVSLFVLFLVMYVVAVLGNCLIVLLIRLDSRLHTPMYFFLINLSLVDVSYATSIVPQLLAHFLAEYKAIPFQSCAAQLFFSLALGGIEFFLLAVMAYDRYVAVCDPLRYSAIMHAALCSRLAVTSWVSGSINSLVHTTITFQLPMCTNKFIDHISCEILAVIRLACVDTSSNEVTIMVSSIVLLMTPFCLVLLSYIQIISTILKIQSREGRRKAFQTCASHLTVVALCYGMAIFTYIQPHSSPSVIQEKLISLFYAILTPMLNPMIYSLRNKEVKGAWKKLFWKFSGLTSKLAT